GGAAAGTAACACCTTACCCGCCCAAAAAAAAATATCTCAGAGGATTATAAAAGAAAGAAATCCTCTGGGGGCTCTTAACGCCCGGCGGGCTCCCTGCCGTCATTCAACAGCCCTCCGGGCGTCCATTAAAATCAGGGTAAAAAATAAAATTTCATGCCAATAAAAAACCCGGCCTCCAATGGCTGAAAACCGGGTTTTAGGTCTTTAGATACACTTGATGATTACATTCCGGAATCGATATCCTTCATGGGATTGTATAGGTTGACGGCACCAGAATGAAATAAATGTGTTTTCCTGATGCATCACGAGACACAAAATTTTTCACAATCCGGCGCTCAACACCCAATGTAATCAAAAAGATCCTCCAGAGGCGGACAAGTCATCAAGCATTTGGGCTTGTGGGAGGTGAAGCGCAAACCGTCGCCTCGCGCCAATGCCCCGCCCTTCATCCCGGATGCATATCCCATGCCTTTTGTGGATGGCTACTTGATTGATCCTGACTATCTGATCGAAGCCTACTTGTAACCGTCGATCTGTCAAGATCAAACGGTGAGTTTTGCCCAAAGCTTGTCCCAGCGAAAGCGGAGATACCCGTAATTTGTGATTTTTGATGAAAAGCGGCGATTGACTATCTGTCTCGCCTCTGATATCTGGGTCTTAATTCACACCGCAACCGATAGGTTTCCATATGTTGCGGTTCACCTAAGTTTCATACACAATCATAAGTTTTTGATATATTCCCTCCCCAAAAGGAATTCTTATCAAATATGAACACGGATTTATCATTCATAACAAACGCAAAAAATCAAAGCCTGAAAGACCGATTTGAAGTGTTGATAAAAGACACCTCTCTTTTTGATTGCCTTGTGGGGTATTTCTATACCAGCGGATTCCATGCCCTGTATAAATCGCTGGAAAAAACAGAAAAAATCCGAATTCTGATTGGTATCAGCACCAACAGGCAGACCTATGATTTGCTCGAAAAAGCCCTTAAACCAAAACAACAAGTCATTGAATTTTCACATGCCGAGGCTAAGGAAGAAGTTGAAAAGCTGATAGAGCAAGAATTAGCTGACTCGGAAGACAATAGAAGAGTCGAAGAAGGCGTCAATAAGTTTATTGAATGGGTCAGGGATAAAAAATTGGAAATCAGAGCCTATCCATCGCAAAATATCCATGCCAAGCTTTACATTATGACTTTTCTTGAAGGAGATCGAGACGTTGGGCGGGTGATTACCGGTTCCAGCAATTTCACCCGCGCGGGACTCATAGATAATCTGGAATTTAATGTAGAGTTGAAAAACCGTAGCGACTATGAGTTTACCCGCCAAAAGTTCGATGAATTATGGAAGGATTCGGTTGATGTCAGCGAAAGATATGTCCAGACGATACAAGAGAAGACCTGGCTCAGTCAAAACATCACACCATACCAGCTTTACCTTAAATTTCTTTATGAATATTTCAAAGATGAACTCAGCCAGACCGGTGAGGTGTTTGTAAAATATCTTCCACCGGAGTTTAAAAAACTCGAATACCAGGAACAGGCGGTTTTAAATGCCAAAAAAATACTGCTGGAGTATGGCGGCGTTTTCATTGCGGATGTCGTAGGCCTGGGCAAGACTTACATTTCCGCCATGCTGGCAGGACAGCTTGACGGCAGAACGCTGGTCATTGCCCCGCCGGTGCTACTTGAAAAAACCAATCCCGGCTCCTGGCCTAACGTGTTTTCTGATTTTCGTATATCGGCTGACTTTGAATCACTGGGCAAACTGGATGATTTGCTCTACAGAGGAACTGAAAAATACACCAACATCATCATCGATGAAGCCCACCGCTTCCGAACGGAAACAACGATTACTTACGAGAAACTGGCGGAAATCTGCCGCGGTAAAAGGGTTATTCTGGTAACCGCCACGCCATACAACAATGCGCCCAAAGATATTCTCAGCCTGCTAAAACTGTTTCAGAAAGCCAAAAAAAGCACCATTCCCAATCTGCCCGATTTGGAAGGTTTTTTCAGCCGACTGGATCGAAAACTAAAAAAACTGGATCGGCAGAAAGACTATGCCAAATACATCAGCACCGTAAAAGCAAACTCCCGGGAAATACGGGAAAAAGTCCTGAAATACCTAATGGTGCGCCGCACCCGAACAGAGGTGGAAAAATATTTTCCTGACGATATTACCAAACAGGGGCTAAAATTCCCCAATGTAGAAAAACCGATCCCGCTTTTTTATGAACTAAACGAAAAGGAAGATGAGATATTCAATAAAACCATCGAACTCATCGCCCAAAAGTTCAAATATGCCCGTTATATGCCCATGCTTTATTATCAAGGCAAGGTGGATCAGCTTGAGCGACAATCCCAGCGGAACATGGGCCGGTTTATGAAAATCCTGCTGGTCAAACGCCTGGAAAGCAGTTTCTTTGCCTTCAGAAACTCGGTAGACCGATTCCTGCACTCTTATGAGATGTTTATCAAAGAATTTGACAACGGCAATGTCTATGTCAGTGCAAAACACACCAACAAAATATTTGAACTGCTGGAGAACGATGACGATGAAGCCGTGCAGCGACTGATCGATGAAGGCAAAGCGGGACGCTATGCCAGCAGTGAATTTATGGAAGGATTCCTGTATGATCTGCAGCACGACCATGACGTCCTGCTGGAGATCAAAAAACTCTGGACGCACATTGACCGCGACCCCAAGCTTTTAAAATTCCTGCACGGATTGTCAACGGATTCGAGTTTGCGAGAAAATCATTTGATCATCTTTACGGAATCCAAGGAAACCGCCAACCATTTGTTCAAAAATTTACATCAAAAATTCCCGGACAGGGTGTTGTGCTATACCGGCGATTCAGGGGAAGCGACACGCGATAAAGTTATCGAAAACTTTGACGCCCGCGCCCGGCATCCGAAGGATGATTACCGGATACTGGTTTCCACGGAAGTGTTGGCCGAAGGCGTGAACCTGCACCGCTCCAATACGGTGATCAACTATGATATTCCCTGGAATCCCACCCGCATGATGCAGCGGGTCGGCCGCATCAACCGGGTGGATACGCCTTTTGATAAAATTCACACATTTAATTTTTTTCCCACCACGCAATCCAATGATCAGATTAAGCTCAAAGAGGCGGCAGAAGCCAAAATCAATGCCTTCCTGACCCTGCTGGGCGGAGACGCCGAACTTTTAACCGAAGGCGAACCCATCGGTTCCCACGAGCTTTTTGACCGGTTGTTTTCCAGACAGACATTGGAAGGCGAGGATAATGCCGGGGAAAGCGAATTGAAGTATCTTCACTCCATCAAAAAAATTCGCGATAAAGACCCCGACCTGTTTGAGAAGATCAAGCGGTTGCCTAAAAAAGCACGAACTTCGAAATATCATGCTGAACCGACAAATTCACTGATCACTTATTTCCGGCGGGGCAAACTGCAGAAATTCTTCCTGTCCGCTGCTGCTCCGGGTGCCGAAGAGCTGGATTTCATCTCAGCGGCAAAACTGCTGGAAAGTCTCCCTGATGAGGCAAAGCAAAAACTGCCCGAGCAGTTTTATGACTTACTGGATAAAAACAAAGAGGCGTTTATTTTTGCGACTACACAAGAACTGCCGCAGCTAAAGAAAAGGGGCGGACGTGACAGCGCGGCATACATCCTTAAAATTTTAAAAGCAACCCTTAAGAACACCCAGAAACTGACCGACGACCAAGAATTATTTCTGAAAAAGGTCCTGACCCAGCTTGAGGAAGGCGGCCTGCCCAAGCAGACGGCAAAACAAACATTAAAAGCCCTGAATGATTTAAAAAATGAAA
This portion of the Candidatus Desulfatibia profunda genome encodes:
- a CDS encoding helicase, coding for MNTDLSFITNAKNQSLKDRFEVLIKDTSLFDCLVGYFYTSGFHALYKSLEKTEKIRILIGISTNRQTYDLLEKALKPKQQVIEFSHAEAKEEVEKLIEQELADSEDNRRVEEGVNKFIEWVRDKKLEIRAYPSQNIHAKLYIMTFLEGDRDVGRVITGSSNFTRAGLIDNLEFNVELKNRSDYEFTRQKFDELWKDSVDVSERYVQTIQEKTWLSQNITPYQLYLKFLYEYFKDELSQTGEVFVKYLPPEFKKLEYQEQAVLNAKKILLEYGGVFIADVVGLGKTYISAMLAGQLDGRTLVIAPPVLLEKTNPGSWPNVFSDFRISADFESLGKLDDLLYRGTEKYTNIIIDEAHRFRTETTITYEKLAEICRGKRVILVTATPYNNAPKDILSLLKLFQKAKKSTIPNLPDLEGFFSRLDRKLKKLDRQKDYAKYISTVKANSREIREKVLKYLMVRRTRTEVEKYFPDDITKQGLKFPNVEKPIPLFYELNEKEDEIFNKTIELIAQKFKYARYMPMLYYQGKVDQLERQSQRNMGRFMKILLVKRLESSFFAFRNSVDRFLHSYEMFIKEFDNGNVYVSAKHTNKIFELLENDDDEAVQRLIDEGKAGRYASSEFMEGFLYDLQHDHDVLLEIKKLWTHIDRDPKLLKFLHGLSTDSSLRENHLIIFTESKETANHLFKNLHQKFPDRVLCYTGDSGEATRDKVIENFDARARHPKDDYRILVSTEVLAEGVNLHRSNTVINYDIPWNPTRMMQRVGRINRVDTPFDKIHTFNFFPTTQSNDQIKLKEAAEAKINAFLTLLGGDAELLTEGEPIGSHELFDRLFSRQTLEGEDNAGESELKYLHSIKKIRDKDPDLFEKIKRLPKKARTSKYHAEPTNSLITYFRRGKLQKFFLSAAAPGAEELDFISAAKLLESLPDEAKQKLPEQFYDLLDKNKEAFIFATTQELPQLKKRGGRDSAAYILKILKATLKNTQKLTDDQELFLKKVLTQLEEGGLPKQTAKQTLKALNDLKNEIVNPFKVLAVLQTHIPAKLLEGHYAEQNPAVFGKREVILSMYLSRDDNG